Proteins encoded by one window of Dioscorea cayenensis subsp. rotundata cultivar TDr96_F1 chromosome 6, TDr96_F1_v2_PseudoChromosome.rev07_lg8_w22 25.fasta, whole genome shotgun sequence:
- the LOC120263644 gene encoding MADS-box transcription factor 23-like codes for MGELCWQRKIMGRGKIVIRRIDNTTSRQVTFSKRRNGLLKKAKELSILCDAEVGLIIFSSTGRLYDFSSSRFLYISFFSLSFWQREAASLRQQLHNLQESHRQLLGEELSGLNIKDLQNLENQLDMSLHSVRMKKEQLLIEEIEELKQKGNLLHLENVELYKKIYDVRRTGVDNAPVIPHGFSFMENRDVRVHLELSQPQHQKDRVQPRSSKLR; via the exons ATGGGTGAACTTTGTTGGCAGAGAAAGATCATGGGGAGAGGAAAGATAGTGATAAGAAGGATTGATAACACAACAAGTAGGCAGGTGACTTTCTCTAAGAGAAGGAATGGACTTCTGAAGAAGGCTAAGGAGCTTTCAATCCTTTGTGATGCTGAAGTTGGCCTTATCATCTTCTCAAGCACTGGTCGTCTCTATGACTTCTCTAGTTCCAGGTTTctatatatttctttcttctctctttct TTTTGGCAGAGGGAGGCAGCAAGCTTGAGGCAACAACTGCATAACTTGCAAGAAAGTCATCG GCAATTACTGGGAGAAGAGCTTTCTGGCCTAAACATTAAGGATCTACAAAATCTCGAGAACCAACTCGATATGagtttacacagtgtgagaatGAAAAAG gaGCAACTTCtgattgaagaaattgaagaattaAAGCAGAAG GGAAATCTACTCCATCTAGAAAACGTGGAACTCTACAAGAAG ATTTATGACGTAAGACGCACAGGAGTTGACAATGCCCCAGTTATTCCACATGGGTTCAGTTTTATGGAGAACAGAGATGTCCGAGTTCACCTTGAACTAAGCCAACCACAACATCAAAAGGATCGCGTGCAACCAAGGTCTTCAAAATTGAGGTGA